TATTGCTTATATTCGATATATATATGCAAACCAAAAATAATATTTTGGTTCTTGCAGTTAAGCGGCAAGCGAGTAGGAATTGTTGGGTTGGGAAGTATTGGGTCCGAAGTAGCCAAGAGACTTGTGGCATTTAACTGCATTATCTCGTACACCTCAAGGAATAAGAAGCCGTCAGTTCCATTCTCTTACTATTCCAATGTTGTTGATCTTGCATCTAATAACGATATTCTCATCTTAACTTGTGATCTCAACAAAGAGACCTTTCATATCGTTAATAAGGATATTGTCATCTTAACTTGTGATCTCAACAAAGAGACCTTTCATATCGTTAATAACGATATTCTCATCTTAACTTATGATCTCAACAAAGAGACCTTTCATATCGTTAAATAAGGATGTTATGTCAGCATTGGGAAAGAAAGGAATCATCATAAATGTGGGAAGAGGAGCCTTAGTTGACGAGAAGGAAATGGTGCGGTGTTTATTGGAAGGAGATATTGGTGGTGCTGGGTTAGACGTATTTGAAAAAGAACCCCACGTCCCGAAAGAACT
The nucleotide sequence above comes from Papaver somniferum cultivar HN1 chromosome 8, ASM357369v1, whole genome shotgun sequence. Encoded proteins:
- the LOC113304575 gene encoding glyoxylate/hydroxypyruvate reductase HPR3-like, with protein sequence MFADEVQGTVYSEDVADLAIGLLIDVLRGISSGHRFVRSGLWPTNKEFPLGSNKLSGKRVGIVGLGSIGSEVAKRLVAFNCIISYTSRNKKPSVPFSYYSNVVDLASNNDILILTCDLNKETFHIVNKDIVILTCDLNKETFHIVNNDILILTYDLNKETFHIVK